In Calonectris borealis chromosome 10, bCalBor7.hap1.2, whole genome shotgun sequence, a single genomic region encodes these proteins:
- the LOC142086255 gene encoding 2'-5'-oligoadenylate synthase 1-like, producing MDVGQVTPTNGLWTVAPNMLDGWIMETLQPSTAFSKQVKQTVKQICDFLKEDCFGTDIHVLKTVKGGSAGKGTALQNNSDADVVLFLSCFSSYQEQKQERRHILDLIKTRLHACKQRLTFTVTISEPRYKGPGNTPRSLSLTLCSKETSESIEVDILPAYDALGQVSRDALPDAGVYVRLLNASIDPGEFSPCFTELQKKFVKRCPAKLKNLLRLVKHWYKELLKPQHPTADLPPKYALELLTIYAWEEGTGSCESFRTAEGFRTVLELLRRHREICIYWQMFYSLQHSQIGAHVKNLLCSPRPVILDPADPTGILGQGKNWDLVAREAARHCSLPCVSTAQPWDVKPARPVTIEVRQLVGTSLSRTVSPSTTIWQLKEEIEQAWGIPWYRQRLMQQEPSRNTVVLQNNDTLATHGIFYNTTLVLLQTEPQAMEVFVKDDKNRTTTYTVQPTDTVRQLKEQIHARQGPPADQQRLTYGSRELEDWHTLAQYNIQPRSTIFMLLRLRGGAGP from the exons ATGGATGTGGGGCAGGTGACACCCACGAACGGGCTGTGGACGGTGGCCCCCAACATGCTGGATGGCTGGATCATGGAGACGCTGCAGCCCAGCACGGCTTTCTCCAAGCAGGTGAAGCAGACGGTGAAGCAGATCTGCGACTTCCTGAAGGAGGACTGCTTCGGGACCGACATCCACGTCCTCAAGACCGTCAAG GGCGGCTCGGCAGGCaagggcacagccctgcagaacaACTCCGACGCCGATGTGGTGCtcttcctcagctgcttctccagctaCCAGGAGCAGAAGCAGGAAAGAAGGCATATCCTGGATTTGATCAAGACGAGGCTGCACGCCTGCAAGCAGCGCCTGACATTCACCGTGACCATCAGCGAGCCCCGGTACAAGGGTCCAGGCAATACGCCGCGCTCCCTCAGCCTCACCCTTTGCTCCAAGGAGACCTCAGAGTCCATCGAGGTGGACATCCTGCCCGCCTACGATGCTTTGG GGCAGGTGAGCCGGGATGCCCTGCCAGATGCAGGGGTGTACGTGAGGCTCCTGAATGCCAGCATTGACCCTGGGGAGTTCTCCCCCTGCTTCACTGAGCTGCAGAAGAAGTTTGTGAAGCGTTGCCCTGCCAAGCTGAAGAACCTCCTGCGCCTGGTCAAGCACTGGTACAAGGAG CTGCTGAAGCCACAGCACCCCACCGCAGACCTGCCCCCCAAGTATGCCCTGGAGCTGCTGACCATCTACGCCTGGGAGGAGGGCACGGGCTCCTGTGAGTCCTTTCGCACGGCCGAGGGCTTCCGTacggtgctggagctgctgcgcCGGCACCGGGAGATCTGCATCTACTGGCAGATGTTCTACTCGCTCCAGCACAGCCAGATCGGTGCCCATGTGAAGAATCTGCTGTGCAGTCCCCG CCCTGTCATCCTGGACCCTGCCGACCCCACGGGGATCCTGGGCCAAGGCAAGAATTGGGACCTGGTGGCACGGGAAGCTGCCCGCCACTGTTCGCTGCCCTGCGTCAGTACCGCCCAGCCCTGGGATGTGAAG CCAGCCCGGCCTGTGACGATTGAGGTGAGGCAGCTGGTGGGCACCAGCCTGAGCAGGACCGTCAGCCCGAGCACCACCATCTGGCAGCTGAAGGAGGAGATCGAGCAGGCGTGGGGCATCCCCTGGTACAGGCAGCGCCTGATGCAGCAGGAGCCGAGCAGGAACACCGTCGTCCTGCAGAACAACGACACCCTGGCCACCCACGGCATCTTCTACAATACCACACTGGTGCTGCTGCAGACTGAGCCCCAGGCAATGGAGGTCTTCGTGAAGGATGACAAGAACCGGACCACCACCTACACGGTGCAGCCCACCGACACTGTCCGGCAGCTGAAGGAGCAGATCCACGCCCGGCAGGGGCCTCCCGCCGACCAGCAGCGCCTGACGTACGGCTCCAGGGAGCTGGAGGACTGGCACACGCTGGCGCAATACAACATCCAGCCCAGGAGCACCATCTTCATGCTCCTGCGGCTCCGGGGGGGTGCAGGCCCCTGA
- the SEMA3B gene encoding semaphorin-3B, with protein sequence MSRTLLLFLLLLRGPAAAAGRPPPAATPRLKLAFPELRARHGLRLFALERSCCYEALLLDEERGRLFAGAQNHLLSLALDDISQRDRKIYWPAPVEWREECNWAGKDITAECMNFVKILHPYNRTHLYACGTGAFHPVCAFVEAGQHAEEPVFKLDPRRAEDGKGKSPYDPRHAAASVLVGEELYSGVATDLMGRDFTIFRSLGRRPSIRTEQHDSRWLNEPKFVAVFWVPESEDPDDDKIYFFFRETAVERQQGLGKTSFARIGQICRNDVGGQRSLVNKWTTFLKARLVCAVPGPDGADTHFDELRDVFLLQTRDKRNPLVYAVFSTSSSVFQGSAVCVYTMADIRRAFLGPFAHKEGPNYQWVSYQGRVPYPRPGMCPSKTFGTFGSTKDFPDEVIQFARHHPLMYNPVLPHGQRPLFLQAAVPYTFTRIAVDRVTAADGHYDVLFIGTDVGSVLKVVSVPKESWHRMEPLLLEELQVFQDASPITSLQLSSKRQQLYAGSAAALAQLPLHRCGAYGKACAECCLARDPYCAWDGTACTRYVPNTKRRFRRQDVRNGDPNVLCSEDPRRGSVPQKQLYGVEGSTAFLECVPKSLQARVLWTYQRTPEDPQREVQVDERVVRTERGVLLRSVQRTDAGHYLCHATEHGFTQPLLRLSLEVIGTRQAAGMVPAGDPQLAAGPPGHKVWYRDFLQLVERPPLGAADRVCQRLWSRGRPPPRPRAYAGPPGRGQGEEPRKARRRRTHEGPRAERGPRSASPW encoded by the exons ATGAGTCGCACGCTGCTCctgttcctgctcctgctgcgcggccctgccgccgccgccggccgccccccgcccgctgccACCCCCCGCCTCAAGCTGGCCTTCCCCG AGCTGCGGGCTCGCCACGGGCTGCGCCTCTTCGCGCTGGAGCGCTCGTGCTGCTACGAGGCCCTGCTGCTGGACGAGGAGCGCGGCCGCCTCTTCGCTGGCGCCCAGAACCACCTCCTCTCCCTGGCCCTGGACGACATCAGCCAGCGGGACAGGAAG atCTACTGGCCAGCGCCGGTGGAGTGGAGGGAGGAGTGCAACTGGGCCGGCAAGGACATCACC GCCGAGTGCATGAACTTCGTGAAGATCCTGCACCCCTACAACCGGACCCACCTGTACGCCTGCGGCACCGGCGCCTTCCACCCCGTCTGCGCCTTCGTGGAGGCCGGCCAGCACGCAgag GAGCCCGTCTTCAAGCTGGACCCCCGGCGCGCCGAGGACGGCAAGGGGAAGAGCCCGTACGACCCCCGGCACGCGGCCGCCTCCGTCCTTGTGG GCGAGGAGCTCTACTCCGGGGTGGCCACCGATCTGATGGGCCGTGACTTTACCATCTTCCGCAGCCTGGGCCGGCGTCCCTCCATCCGCACCGAGCAGCACGACTCCCGCTGGCTCAACG agCCCAAGTTTGTGGCCGTTTTTTGGGTGCCGGAGAGCGAGGACCCCGATGACGACAAGATCTACTTCTTCTTCCGTGAGACGGCGGTGGAGcggcagcaggggctgggcaaGACCAGCTTTGCCCGCATCGGCCAGATCTGCCGG AACGACGTGGGCGGGCAGCGCAGCCTGGTGAACAAGTGGACGACCTTCCTGAAGGCTCGGCTCGTCTGCGCCGTGCCGGGACCTGATGGAGCCGACACCCACTTTGATGAGCTCC GGGACGTCTTCCTGCTGCAGACAAGGGACAAGCGCAACCCCCTGGTCTACGCTGTCTTCTCCACTTCCAG CTCCGTTTTCCAGGGCTCAGCCGTCTGTGTCTACACCATGGCCGACATCCGCCGGGCTTTCCTGGGCCCCTTTGCGCACAAGGAGGGTCCCAACTACCAGTGGGTGTCGTACCAGGGCCGCGTGCCGTACCCCCGCCCGGGCATG TGCCCCAGCAAAACCTTCGGCACCTTCGGCTCCACCAAGGACTTCCCAGACGAGGTGATCCAGTTTGCCCGGCACCACCCGCTGATGTACAACCCGGTGCTGCCCCACGGCCAGCGCCCCCTCTTCCTGCAAGCCGCCGTGCCCTACACCTTCACCCGCATCGCCGTGGACCGCGTCACCGCCGCTGATGGCCACTACGACGTCCTCTTCATCGGCACAG ACGTGGGCTCGGTGCTGAAGGTGGTCTCGGTGCCCAAGGAGAGCTGGCACCGCATGGAgccgctgctgctggaggagctgcaggtCTTCCAG GACGCCTCCCCCATCaccagcctgcagctctcctccaAGCGG caacagCTCTACGCCGGCTCAGCTGCAGCGCTGGCCCAGCTGCCCCTGCACCGCTGCGGCGCCTACGGCAAAGCCTGCGCCGAGTGCTGCCTGGCCCGGGACCCGTACTGCGCCTGGGATGGCACCGCATGCACCCGCTACGTGCCCAACACCAAGAG GCGTTTCCGCCGGCAGGACGTCCGCAACGGTGACCCCAACGTGCTCTGCTCCGAAG acccccggcgGGGCAGCGTGCCCCAGAAGCAGCTCTATGGGGTGGAGGGCAGCACCGCCTTCCTGGAGTGTGTCCCCAAATCCCTGCAAGCCCGCGTCCTCTGGACCTACCAGCGCACCCCAGAGGACCCCCAGCGAGAG GTGCAGGTGGACGAGCGGGTGGTGCGGACGGAGCGGGGCGTCCTGTTGCGCAGCGTGCAGCGCACCGACGCCGGCCACTACCTCTGCCACGCCACCGAGCACGGCTTCACCCAGCCCCTGCTGCGGCTCTCCCTGGAGGTGATCGGCACCCGGCAGGCGGCGGGCATGGTCCCCGCCGGTGACCCCCAGCTTGCCGCAGGGCCCCCCGGCCACAAGGTCTGGTACCGGGACTTCCTTCAGCTGGTGGAGCGCCCGCCGCTGGGGGCTGCAGATAGGGTCTGCCAGCGGCTCTGGAGCCGGGGGAGACCCCCACCACGCCCCCGCGCCTACGCTGGTCCCCCTGGCCGCGGGCAGGGTGAGGAGCCGCGCAAAGCCCGCCGCCGGCGCACCCATGAGGGGCCGCGGGCCGAGCGGGGCCCCCGCAGCGCATCCCCCTGGTGA